Below is a genomic region from Salvia miltiorrhiza chloroplast, complete genome.
GCATGCTACACTTTTGAGTTATTGGGAGAACCCAAGTACTCTCTTTCGGATTCAGGAAACAACTCTCAGAGATCTTTTTTCCTTTTGGAAGATACAGGAGCGAAACAATCAACCTATTGATATTGGAAGACCCAACCGATTCTTCCAAGGTATCATTTCTGGGTCCAATGGAATTCATAGGTATAGGAAGAAGCCCTCTCAAATAGAGATTTTTTCTTTCGACCATATTTCGATTGTTAATACGATATATAAGGACCGCTACTACAAATAGTATTACACCCTTGATCGTGAAATACCGATTGCTTGTTGAACCCTGTGAATTGCGTGAAAGTAGGATACTCAAAATTCGGGGGTCAAAGAGTTTTAGAAAACGTTCTTGGTGGAAAAAAATGTGAATGAAAGACCTCACTGAATTGAATTGGATCCATGAATCTAAGAAATGGTGAGAATTCTTGATCTCTCTCAATATCTCTCGCAATTCGAAAATCCAGGATTGGAATTGATGTCCTTTCATTGATTCCTCCTAAATTGCATTGATTTATCCTAAAGATTTCATTTCAATTGGAATTTGGTTATTCACCATGTACGAGGATCCCCGCTAAGCATCCATGGCTGAATGGTTAAAGCGCCCAACTCATAATTGGCAAATTCGTAGGTTCAATTCCTACTGGATGCACGCCAATGGGACCCTCCAATAAGTCTATTGGAATTGGCTCTGCATCAATGGAATCTCATCACCCACACATAACGAATTGGTGTGGTATATTCATATCATAATATATGAACAGTAAGAAATAGCATTCTTATTGAGACTAGAACTCATAGGGAAGAAAATAGATTTATGGATGGAATCAAATATGCAGTATTTACAGACAAAAGTATTCGGTTATTGGGGAAAAATCAATATACTTCTAATGTCGAATCAGGATCAACTAGGACAGAACTAAAGCATTGGGTCGAACTCTTCTTTGGTGTCAAGGTAATAGCTATGAATAGTCATCGACTTCCGGGAAAGGGTAGAAGAATGGGACCCATTATGGGACATACAATGCATTACAGACGTATGATCATTACGCTTCAACCGGGTTATTCTATTCCACCTCTTAGAAAGAAAAGAACTTAAATCAAAATACTTAATAGCATGGCGATACATTTATACAAAACTTCTACCCCGAGCACACGCAATGGAACCGTAGACAGTCAAGTGAAATCCAATCCACGAAATAATTTGATCTATGGACAGCATCATTGTGGTAAAGGTCGTAATGCCAGAGGAATCATTACCGCAAGGCATAGAGGGGGAGGTCATAAGCGTCTATACCGTAAAATCGATTTTCGACGGAATGAAAAAGACATATATGGTAGAATCGTAACCATAGAATACGACCCTAATCGAAATGCATACATTTGTCTCATACACTATGGGGATGGTGAGAAGAGATATATTTTACATCCCAGAGGGGCTATAATTGGAGATACCATTGTTTCTGGTACAGAAGTTCCTA
It encodes:
- the rpl23 gene encoding ribosomal protein L23, which encodes MDGIKYAVFTDKSIRLLGKNQYTSNVESGSTRTELKHWVELFFGVKVIAMNSHRLPGKGRRMGPIMGHTMHYRRMIITLQPGYSIPPLRKKRT